The proteins below come from a single Larimichthys crocea isolate SSNF chromosome XIV, L_crocea_2.0, whole genome shotgun sequence genomic window:
- the dph5 gene encoding diphthine methyl ester synthase → PQEEFYGKELLLADRDLVEQGADDILKDADVTDVAFLVVGDPFGATTHSDLVLRAVNAGIPYRVIHNASVLNAVGCCGLQLYNFGETVSLVFWTDSWRPESFYDKICKNRNAGLHTLCLLDIKVKEQSVENMMRGKKIYEPPRFMTVAQAADQLIQIIERRRGEGAELGVTEDTVCVGVARLGAEDQVIRTATLRQLVSCDLGGPLHSLVVTGRLHPLEVDMLRVNEEPNALTHLHMVDSSTYCS, encoded by the exons cctcaggAGGAGTTCTATGGGAAGGAGCTGCTCCTGGCGGACCGGGATCTGGTCGAGCAGGGAGCTGATGACATCCTGAAGGACGCTGATGTCACTGACGTGGCGTTCCTGGTGGTGGGCGACCCGTTTGG AGCGACCACCCACAGTGACCTGGTCCTCAGAGCAGTGAATGCTGGGATACCGTACAGAGTCATCCATAACGCCTCGGTCCTGAACGCCGTGGGCTGCTGCGGCCTGCAG ttgtatAACTTCGGGGAAACGGTGTCGTTGGTGTTCTGGACGGACTCGTGGAGACCCGAGAGCTTCTACGAcaaaatctgtaaaaacagaaacgctggactacacacactctgtctgctgg acatCAAAGTCAAAGAGCAGAGTGTGGAGAACATGATGag GGGGAAGAAGATCTACGAGCCGCCTCGCTTCATGACGGTCGCTCAGGCCGCCGATCAGCTGATCCAGATCAtcgagaggaggaggggtgagggggCGGAGCTCG GTGTGACGGAAGACACGGTGTGCGTGGGCGTGGCCAGGCTCGGCGCTGAAGACCAGGTGATCCGCACCGCAACGTTACGGCAGCTGGTGTCATGTGACCTCGGCGGTCCACTCCATTCGCTGGTCGTCACCGGTCGACTCCACCCGCTGGAGGTGGACATGCTGCGAGTGAACGAAGAACCAAACGCACTGACGCACCTGCACATGGTCGACAGCTCCACCTACTGCTCCTAA
- the slc30a7 gene encoding zinc transporter 7 translates to MFFDCTALLAGLAASVISRWRSNDSFSYGYVRAEVLAGFVNGLFLIFTAFFIFSEGVERALEPPDVHHERLLPVSVAGLLVNLVGIFVFQHGGHGHSHGEGGHGHSHSLFNGSLNHGHDHHNKRADRHSHDGHGHSHDGHGHSHGGHGHSHGAHDEPPCHDELHTGKGSSKQILQGVLLHIIADTLGSVGVIISALLMQKYDLMIADPICSMLIALLIGVSVVPLLKESIGILMQRTPPSLDHALPECYQRVQQLQGVYNLQEPHFWTLCTDVYIGTLKLLVAPDADARWILSQTHHIFTQAGVRQLYVQTETAAM, encoded by the exons ATGTTCTTTGACTGCACCGCTCTGCTGGCCGGACTGGCAGCCTCCGTCATCTCCAGGTGGAGATCCAACGACAGCTTCTCCTACGG GTACGTCAGAGCCGAGGTTCTGGCCGGCTTCGTTAACGGActcttcctcatcttcaccgcgttcttcatcttctctgaaGGAGtcgag AGAGCTCTTGAACCACCTGACGTTCACCACGAGCGgttgcttcctgtctctgtggcCGGTCTGCTCGTCAACCTGGTCGGGATATTTGTGTTCCAGCATGGAGGCCACGGACACTCTCATGGAGAGGGAG gtcaCGGTCACAGTCATTCTCTGTTCAACGGCAGTCTGAATCATGGACACGACCACCATAACAAacgtgcagacagacacagtcatgATGGACACGGACACAGTCATGATGGACACGGACACAGTCATGGCGGACACGGACACAGTCATGGCGCACATGACGAGCCACCTTGTCATG ATGAACTGCACACGGGGAAAGGTTCCAGTAAACAGATCCTTCAGG gtgTGCTGCTTCACATCATCGCTGACACTCTGGGCAGTGTCGGTGTGATCATCTCGGCTCTGCTGATGCAGAAATACGACCTGATGATTGCTGACCCGATCTGCTCCATGCTGATCGCCCTCCTCATAGGAGTCAG CGTCGTGCCCTTACTGAAAGAGTCCATTGGGATCCTGATGCAGAGGACTCCACCGTCACTGGACCACGCCCTGCCAGAGTGTTATCAAAGG gtgcaACAGCTGCAGGGAGTGTACAACCTGCAGGAGCCTCACTTCTGGACTCTGTGTACGGACGTTTACATCGGAACGCTCAAGCTGCTGGTCGCCCCCGACGCCGACGCCCGCTGGATCCTCAGCCAGACCCATCACATCTTTACACAG GCCGGAGTCCGACAGCTCTATGTTCAAACTGAAACGGCCGCCATGTAG
- the LOC109142856 gene encoding protein mel-28-like produces the protein MGQVQTETRGVYQRPEKSNRDQRGPKTDWTSPTETRGVQTETRGVQQRPEGSKQRRDKSNRDQRGPTETRGVQTEMGRVQQRPEGFTRDQRSPNRDQRGPTETRGVQTETRGVRTETRGVQTQMGRVRQRPEESNRDQRGPNKNQRGPNRDQRGPTETRGVQTDGTSPTETRGVKTQMGLVQQRPKGSNKDQRSPTETGQVQQRREGSNRDQRSPNTGGTSPTETRGVQTQAGRVQQRPEGSKRDWTGPTEIIDRLKIDGFRL, from the coding sequence ATGGGACAAGTCCAAACAGAGACCAGAGGGGTCTACCAGAGACCAGAGAAGTCCAACAGAGACCAGAGGGGTCCGAAAACAGATTGGACAAGTCCAACAGAGACCAGAGGAGTCCAAACAGAGACCAGAGGGGTCCAACAGAGACCAGAGGGGTCCAAACAAAGACGGGACAAGTCCAACAGAGACCAGAGGGGTCCAACAGAAACCAGAGGGGTCCAAACAGAGATGGGACGAGTCCAACAGAGACCAGAGGGGTTCACCAGAGACCAGAGGAGTCCAAACAGAGACCAGAGGGGTCCAACAGAGACCAGAGGGGTCCAAACAGAGACCAGAGGGGTCCGAACAGAGACCAGAGGGGTCCAAACACAGATGGGACGAGTCCGACAGAGACCAGAGGAGTCCAACAGAGACCAGAGAGGTCCAAACAAAAACCAGAGGGGTCCAAACAGAGACCAGAGGGGTCCAACAGAGACCAGAGGGGTCCAAACAGACGGGACGAGTCCAACAGAGACCAGAGGGGTCAAAACACAGATGGGACTAGTCCAACAGAGACCCAAGGGGTCCAACAAAGACCAGAGGAGTCCAACAGAGACAGGACAAGTCCAACAGAGACGAGAGGGGTCCAACAGAGATCAGAGGAGTCCAAACACAGGCGGAACAAGTCCAACAGAGACCAGAGGGGTCCAAACACAGGCGGGACGAGTCCAACAGAGACCAGAGGGGTCCAAGAGAGACTGGACAGGTCCAACAGAGATTATAGATAGATTAAAAATAGATGGATTTAgattataa